The Paenibacillus uliginis N3/975 genome has a window encoding:
- a CDS encoding Gfo/Idh/MocA family protein, whose translation MNKIKIAVFGCGAIAQRRHIPEYAANPNVELVAFADPLKERVEEVAKIYGGKAYTSYEELLKNEKLDAVSVCTPNYLHAPMTIAAANAGLHVLVEKPMATTAEEGEQMIEAARKNGVYLMVGHNQRLMPPHVKAKEILDSGKLGKVLTFRTSFGHGGPESWSLDGRDSWFFRKEEAIMGAMGDLGVHKSDFIRYLLSDEIAEVAGFIGTIHKDGTDVDDNATCIVRMKSGAVGTLMASWTHYRSGDNSTVLWCENGVMKIGAVDGDEVIVELTNGTVETYKVGAMATNEQQVHSGVIDAFVQSILTNTPPSISGEEGLRSLNVILGAFESQATGSIVKL comes from the coding sequence ATGAACAAAATCAAAATTGCTGTATTTGGCTGCGGTGCTATTGCCCAGCGCAGACACATTCCTGAATATGCTGCCAATCCTAACGTAGAGCTGGTTGCCTTCGCTGATCCGTTAAAAGAACGTGTTGAAGAGGTTGCTAAGATTTATGGCGGAAAAGCTTACACAAGCTATGAAGAATTGCTGAAAAATGAAAAGCTGGATGCAGTCAGCGTGTGTACGCCGAACTACCTGCATGCGCCGATGACCATTGCGGCAGCGAATGCAGGCTTGCATGTATTGGTTGAGAAGCCGATGGCTACTACAGCCGAAGAAGGAGAGCAGATGATTGAGGCTGCACGCAAAAACGGCGTGTACCTGATGGTTGGCCACAATCAGCGTCTGATGCCGCCGCATGTAAAGGCGAAGGAAATCCTCGATTCCGGCAAGCTTGGAAAAGTGCTTACGTTCCGTACTTCTTTCGGTCATGGTGGTCCGGAGAGCTGGAGCCTGGATGGACGTGACAGCTGGTTCTTCCGCAAAGAAGAAGCAATTATGGGTGCCATGGGTGATCTCGGTGTGCATAAATCCGACTTTATCCGTTATTTGCTGAGTGATGAAATTGCTGAAGTGGCGGGATTTATCGGCACGATTCATAAGGACGGAACAGACGTAGATGACAACGCGACCTGTATCGTTCGCATGAAGAGCGGCGCTGTCGGAACGTTGATGGCCAGTTGGACACATTATAGATCCGGTGACAACAGCACCGTGCTGTGGTGCGAGAATGGCGTCATGAAGATTGGTGCGGTAGATGGGGACGAGGTTATCGTTGAGTTGACAAACGGTACTGTAGAGACCTACAAGGTCGGCGCGATGGCAACCAACGAACAGCAGGTCCATAGCGGTGTAATTGACGCATTCGTACAATCTATTCTCACCAACACGCCACCGTCGATTTCCGGCGAAGAAGGCTTGCGTTCGCTGAACGTTATCCTGGGTGCATTTGAGTCTCAGGCAACAGGAAGCATCGTAAAATTGTAA
- a CDS encoding sugar phosphate isomerase/epimerase family protein, with amino-acid sequence MRKMGIGLQMYTLRDETAQDFRGTLRKVAELGYEGVEFAGYGDIPAEEMKTLLQELGLKAIGSHVGLHLLRDDLQKEIDYLKTIGAKYMMCPYVAPEDREDAEGWKNLFAFLEEVGAEARKQGLIFGYHNHAFEFEAEVDGQFVFDAMYSTTSPNAVQVEMDVCWVQFAGQDPLAYIPKYAGRLPLLHLKDFSKDADGNMQTLELSQGSVDLPAVIKAASDAGTEWLIVEQDVCQNPPLQSVSNSLNWLKENYLNQF; translated from the coding sequence ATGAGAAAAATGGGTATCGGACTGCAAATGTATACGCTTCGCGACGAAACTGCGCAGGATTTCCGCGGTACGCTTCGCAAAGTGGCGGAACTGGGATATGAAGGTGTGGAGTTCGCAGGCTATGGCGACATTCCGGCAGAGGAGATGAAAACGCTTCTTCAGGAGCTGGGTCTTAAGGCAATCGGCAGTCACGTGGGACTGCATCTTCTTCGCGACGATCTGCAAAAGGAGATCGATTACCTGAAAACGATCGGCGCCAAGTATATGATGTGTCCATATGTAGCTCCAGAAGACCGCGAGGATGCAGAAGGTTGGAAGAACCTCTTTGCCTTCCTGGAAGAAGTAGGTGCTGAAGCACGCAAGCAGGGACTGATCTTTGGTTATCACAACCATGCATTTGAATTTGAAGCTGAAGTGGATGGCCAATTTGTATTTGATGCCATGTATTCAACGACTTCACCGAATGCGGTTCAAGTTGAGATGGACGTATGCTGGGTACAGTTTGCCGGACAAGATCCGCTTGCTTACATTCCAAAATATGCAGGACGTTTGCCACTCCTTCACCTGAAGGATTTCAGCAAGGATGCCGATGGCAACATGCAGACGCTTGAGCTGAGCCAAGGCTCGGTTGACTTGCCGGCTGTTATTAAGGCCGCTTCGGATGCAGGCACAGAATGGCTGATCGTAGAGCAGGATGTATGCCAGAATCCACCGCTGCAAAGCGTATCGAACAGCTTGAACTGGCTGAAAGAGAACTATCTAAACCAATTCTAA
- a CDS encoding AraC family transcriptional regulator: protein MVESRLLICDYSYHTAPFSNSHKNGLTTYLFRLQTEGSCEACCNSKEYHLQAGDLLLLKPGDKYELRVREETNDGRVSSGDYFIFCDGTWIDVWWSRMSRHIVNHISIDDHLLGLWRQLLLEKRRGPEGENVELTGYLLQGLCLCLDRAITETKPTDRSAFMALRLKRFIEEHATVTFKLEEAAAHVGLSLSRAVQLFKACYGKTMIQYALEIRLNAAVERIKYSSLTLEEIAETCGFASYSYFHRVFRAKYGMPPARFREIETTPVGSVE, encoded by the coding sequence ATGGTAGAGTCAAGACTGCTGATCTGCGATTATTCCTATCACACTGCGCCTTTTAGCAACAGTCATAAGAACGGCTTGACAACCTATCTGTTCCGTCTGCAAACCGAAGGCTCTTGCGAGGCTTGCTGCAACAGCAAGGAGTACCATTTACAGGCCGGTGATCTCCTGCTGCTTAAACCCGGAGATAAATACGAGCTGCGGGTAAGAGAGGAAACGAATGACGGACGTGTGTCGAGCGGCGATTACTTTATTTTTTGCGATGGTACTTGGATCGATGTCTGGTGGAGCCGCATGAGCCGCCACATTGTCAACCATATCAGCATTGACGACCATTTGCTCGGCTTGTGGAGGCAGCTTCTGCTGGAGAAGCGCCGCGGGCCGGAGGGGGAGAATGTTGAGCTAACCGGTTATTTACTACAAGGCCTCTGCCTGTGTCTGGATCGGGCGATTACGGAGACAAAACCTACGGACCGCTCAGCCTTCATGGCATTACGCTTGAAGAGATTCATTGAAGAGCATGCTACCGTTACGTTTAAACTTGAAGAGGCTGCTGCTCATGTCGGCCTTAGCTTGTCTCGAGCTGTTCAGCTGTTCAAAGCCTGTTATGGCAAAACCATGATCCAATATGCGCTGGAAATCCGGCTTAATGCTGCGGTTGAACGTATCAAGTACAGCTCCCTGACACTGGAGGAGATAGCTGAGACGTGCGGATTTGCCAGCTATTCGTATTTTCATCGTGTATTCCGAGCCAAATATGGCATGCCCCCGGCGAGATTCCGAGAGATAGAAACAACGCCCGTCGGGTCGGTTGAGTAA
- a CDS encoding glycoside hydrolase family 3 protein, whose amino-acid sequence MNNQTIQTVNVSGDNVQYVNNPGGPKLGYSPGSGVTIIEQDDLFFKDLSRDGKLDRYEDWRLSSKERAKDLASKMTIEQIAGLMLYSRHQSIPAASNSWFSGTYDGKSYEESGVKPWALTDEQLAFLVKDHLRHVLVTTVESPEVAARWNNKVQAYAEGTGLGIPANNSSDPRHSSDASSEFNAGSGGHISMWPETLGLAATFDPDITKKFGEIASKEYRALGLATALSPQIDIATEPRWFRFNGTFGEDSLLTTDMARAYIDGFQTSEGEREISEGWGYDSVNAMVKHWPGGGSGEAGRDAHYSCGKYAVYPGNNFDEHLIPFVDGAFKLDGKTSMASAVMPYYTISTDQDTVNGENVGNSYNSYLIKDLLREKYGYDGVVCTDWLITADESGPRDSFLTGKPWGVEGLTVAERHYKLLMAGVDQFGGNNEIEPVLAAYQMGVEEHGEAYMRDRFEQSAVRLLSNMFRLGLFENPYVEPLQSAEVVGNAEFMREGYEAQLKSIVMLKNKNGVLPLQQKSKVYIPKRFMAAGKDWFGNPTPESLEHPVNLDIVSKYFEVTNNPDEADFGLVFISTPKSGTGYSEEDEEQGGNGYVPMSLQYKTYTAEHAREVSLAGDARTCDVLNRSYKGKSVTPQNTTDLDMVMETKEMMKGKPVIVSMLLSNPTVVEEFEAEVDAILVNFGVQDQAIMEVLTGAVEPSGLLPMQMPANMRTVEEQFEDVAHDMECHIDSENHTYDFAFGLNWNGVIEDERTKKYRRARTLEKQQ is encoded by the coding sequence ATGAACAATCAAACGATCCAAACCGTGAATGTAAGTGGAGACAACGTACAATATGTGAACAACCCGGGAGGCCCCAAGCTGGGTTACTCTCCTGGCTCAGGCGTAACGATCATAGAGCAGGACGATCTGTTTTTCAAGGATTTGAGCCGTGATGGCAAGCTAGATCGGTATGAAGATTGGCGGTTATCGTCGAAGGAACGGGCTAAGGACTTGGCGTCAAAAATGACTATTGAGCAAATCGCAGGCCTGATGCTGTACAGCAGGCATCAATCCATTCCAGCTGCAAGCAACTCTTGGTTCTCAGGCACCTATGACGGTAAATCCTATGAGGAGAGTGGAGTGAAGCCTTGGGCGCTGACGGATGAACAGCTTGCCTTTCTCGTCAAGGATCATCTGAGACATGTGCTGGTGACAACGGTGGAGAGTCCGGAAGTTGCAGCACGCTGGAACAATAAAGTGCAAGCTTATGCGGAAGGTACGGGACTTGGGATTCCGGCAAACAACAGCTCAGACCCACGGCATAGTTCAGATGCCAGTTCGGAGTTTAATGCGGGCTCCGGTGGGCATATCTCCATGTGGCCGGAGACGCTGGGCTTGGCTGCAACCTTTGATCCGGACATCACCAAGAAATTCGGCGAGATTGCCTCCAAAGAATATCGTGCACTTGGCCTTGCAACAGCACTCTCCCCACAGATTGATATTGCTACAGAGCCGCGCTGGTTCCGGTTTAACGGTACCTTCGGCGAGGATTCCCTGTTAACTACCGATATGGCTCGTGCCTACATTGATGGGTTCCAGACATCGGAGGGAGAGAGAGAAATTTCCGAGGGCTGGGGATATGACAGTGTTAACGCCATGGTGAAGCACTGGCCTGGCGGCGGATCAGGCGAGGCCGGAAGAGATGCTCATTACAGCTGTGGGAAATATGCGGTTTATCCGGGAAACAACTTTGATGAACATTTGATTCCATTTGTGGATGGAGCTTTTAAGCTGGATGGAAAGACCAGTATGGCTTCAGCTGTCATGCCGTACTACACAATCTCTACGGATCAGGATACCGTAAACGGGGAGAATGTCGGCAATTCTTATAACTCCTATCTTATTAAGGATTTGTTGCGGGAGAAATATGGATATGACGGTGTGGTCTGCACCGACTGGTTGATTACTGCTGACGAATCCGGCCCTCGGGATTCCTTCCTTACCGGTAAGCCATGGGGTGTAGAGGGACTGACGGTGGCGGAGCGGCATTACAAGCTGCTGATGGCAGGCGTTGACCAGTTTGGCGGCAACAACGAGATTGAACCTGTACTGGCTGCCTATCAGATGGGCGTTGAAGAGCACGGAGAAGCATATATGCGGGATCGATTTGAACAGTCTGCGGTACGCCTGCTGAGCAATATGTTCCGTCTTGGATTGTTTGAAAACCCGTATGTAGAGCCGCTGCAAAGTGCGGAAGTTGTGGGGAATGCAGAGTTTATGCGTGAGGGATATGAAGCACAGTTGAAATCGATCGTCATGCTGAAAAATAAAAATGGCGTACTGCCTCTTCAACAGAAGAGCAAGGTCTACATTCCGAAACGCTTTATGGCGGCCGGAAAGGATTGGTTTGGCAATCCGACGCCGGAAAGCCTCGAGCATCCGGTAAATCTGGACATCGTGTCAAAATATTTTGAGGTTACGAATAATCCTGATGAAGCTGACTTCGGCCTTGTATTTATCAGCACACCGAAGTCGGGAACCGGCTACAGCGAGGAGGATGAGGAACAGGGAGGCAATGGTTATGTGCCGATGAGTCTGCAATACAAGACATATACGGCAGAGCATGCGCGCGAAGTGAGCCTGGCTGGCGATGCACGTACGTGTGATGTGTTGAACCGTTCCTATAAAGGAAAATCCGTTACCCCTCAGAATACAACCGATCTGGACATGGTGATGGAAACAAAGGAAATGATGAAAGGCAAACCGGTTATTGTATCCATGCTCTTGTCGAATCCGACCGTCGTTGAAGAATTTGAAGCGGAGGTAGATGCTATCCTCGTCAACTTTGGCGTTCAGGATCAAGCGATCATGGAGGTGCTCACTGGTGCAGTTGAGCCATCAGGCCTGCTGCCGATGCAGATGCCGGCTAATATGAGAACGGTGGAAGAGCAGTTTGAGGATGTGGCACATGATATGGAATGTCACATAGACTCTGAGAACCATACCTATGATTTTGCCTTCGGCCTTAACTGGAATGGTGTCATTGAGGATGAGCGGACGAAGAAATACCGGAGAGCGCGCACATTGGAAAAACAGCAGTGA
- a CDS encoding glycoside hydrolase family 3 C-terminal domain-containing protein produces MNRNIQEIITQMTLEEKASLCSGLNMWQTKPVERLGIPSISMTDGPHGLRKQGDLADMSSKTVPSTCFPSGAGLASSWDRQLIQEVGKALGEECQAEDVQIILGPAVNIKRSPLCGRNFEYFSEDPYLSSEMGTHHVYGVQGEGVGTSVKHFAVNNQETLRNSINAVVDERTLHEIYLRSFEGPITAGDAWTVMCAYNLVNGEFCSENEDLLTDVLKERWGHQGLVMTDWGAINERVKGLKAGLELEMPYVGPEHDGMIVEAVKSGELDESVLDRTVERLLTVIFKGFDNKKPGFTYDQEEHHKLARRTAAECMVLLKNEDNLLPLGPQQSVAVIGAFAKNPRYQGGGSSHIAPTRLDAAYDAIVEMAQGKVAYAEGYSLKGDAIHEDLIAEAVEAAAGTDVAVIFAGLPDSFESEGVDRTHLHIPGSQIELIKRVSAVQPNTVVVLSNGSPVSMPWLSDVKAVLEGYLAGQATGSAAADVLYGAVNPSGKLAETFPVTLEQTPAYLNFPGGKSEVYYGEGLFVGYRYYEAKKEQPLFSFGHGLSYTQFAYENISIDKDQVKDTESATITVTVRNTGDRTGKEVVQLYVKPLDSTVVRPVKELKGFEKVHLEPGEAKTVSFTLDKRAFAYYNTEIQDWFAETGVYDVLVGGSSVDTPLSVSINVISTAIPFKKVTRNTKFYELLAIPETAPLASELMELSMERIKQMGAMFADSMDSGLTELFDAVVHWKKYDGLRSIGGMIGGMSEEKLTAVIDALNQKLGL; encoded by the coding sequence ATGAATCGAAATATACAAGAAATCATTACACAGATGACTCTGGAGGAGAAAGCAAGTCTTTGTTCCGGTCTGAACATGTGGCAGACCAAGCCGGTAGAACGGCTCGGAATACCGTCGATTTCAATGACGGATGGCCCACATGGCTTGCGGAAACAGGGGGACCTCGCAGACATGTCCAGCAAAACCGTTCCATCCACCTGCTTTCCGAGCGGCGCCGGGCTTGCCTCCTCATGGGATCGGCAGTTGATCCAAGAAGTCGGCAAGGCGCTTGGCGAAGAGTGTCAGGCGGAGGATGTGCAGATCATTCTTGGACCGGCTGTCAATATCAAGCGTTCACCGTTATGCGGCCGAAACTTTGAATATTTCTCCGAGGACCCATACCTGTCCTCGGAGATGGGAACGCATCACGTATATGGTGTACAGGGTGAAGGCGTTGGAACCTCGGTAAAGCATTTTGCAGTCAACAACCAAGAGACGCTCCGTAACTCCATTAACGCCGTTGTGGATGAAAGAACATTGCATGAAATTTACCTCCGCAGCTTTGAAGGACCGATCACAGCAGGGGATGCCTGGACCGTGATGTGCGCGTACAATCTGGTGAACGGAGAGTTCTGTTCGGAGAATGAAGACTTGCTGACCGATGTGTTGAAAGAAAGATGGGGACACCAAGGTCTGGTTATGACCGACTGGGGGGCCATTAACGAGCGGGTCAAAGGCTTAAAGGCCGGGCTTGAGCTGGAGATGCCTTATGTTGGGCCAGAGCATGATGGGATGATCGTCGAAGCTGTGAAATCCGGTGAATTGGATGAATCGGTGCTAGACCGTACAGTAGAGCGGCTGCTGACGGTGATTTTCAAGGGCTTTGACAACAAGAAGCCGGGCTTCACCTACGACCAAGAGGAGCATCACAAGCTGGCCCGCCGTACAGCAGCGGAATGTATGGTCCTGTTGAAGAATGAAGACAATCTGCTCCCTCTGGGGCCTCAGCAGTCGGTTGCTGTTATTGGTGCATTTGCTAAAAATCCGCGCTATCAAGGCGGCGGCAGCTCACATATTGCCCCAACGCGGCTTGATGCGGCTTATGATGCAATCGTGGAGATGGCACAGGGCAAGGTGGCTTACGCTGAAGGCTACAGCCTAAAAGGCGATGCCATTCATGAAGACCTGATTGCTGAAGCTGTAGAGGCTGCAGCAGGGACAGACGTGGCTGTTATTTTTGCAGGCTTGCCGGATTCATTTGAATCTGAAGGTGTCGATCGTACGCATCTTCATATCCCGGGTTCGCAAATCGAGCTGATCAAGCGGGTTTCAGCGGTGCAACCGAATACGGTTGTTGTGCTCTCTAATGGATCACCAGTTTCCATGCCTTGGTTGTCTGATGTGAAAGCCGTGCTTGAAGGATATCTGGCAGGTCAGGCAACAGGCTCCGCAGCAGCGGACGTTTTGTATGGAGCTGTGAATCCAAGCGGCAAGCTGGCCGAGACTTTTCCTGTGACATTGGAGCAAACCCCGGCCTATCTTAATTTCCCGGGCGGCAAGAGTGAAGTGTATTACGGAGAAGGGCTGTTTGTAGGGTATCGATACTACGAAGCCAAGAAGGAGCAGCCGTTGTTCTCGTTCGGACATGGACTTAGTTACACTCAATTTGCTTACGAGAATATTTCAATAGATAAGGATCAAGTGAAGGATACAGAGTCTGCGACGATTACCGTGACGGTTCGTAATACAGGGGATCGTACAGGCAAGGAAGTGGTACAGCTCTATGTGAAGCCGCTTGATAGTACGGTTGTCCGGCCTGTGAAGGAATTGAAAGGCTTCGAGAAAGTTCATCTTGAGCCAGGCGAAGCCAAGACGGTGAGCTTTACGCTCGATAAGCGTGCCTTCGCTTACTACAATACAGAAATTCAGGACTGGTTCGCGGAAACCGGCGTATATGATGTTTTAGTCGGCGGATCATCTGTGGATACACCGCTGTCTGTGTCCATTAACGTAATTTCAACAGCAATTCCATTTAAAAAAGTTACACGTAATACGAAGTTTTATGAGCTGCTGGCGATCCCGGAAACAGCGCCTCTCGCTTCAGAGCTTATGGAGCTTAGTATGGAACGGATTAAGCAGATGGGAGCTATGTTTGCAGATAGCATGGACAGCGGTTTGACCGAGCTGTTTGATGCCGTTGTGCATTGGAAGAAATACGACGGTCTCCGTTCAATCGGAGGCATGATTGGCGGTATGTCTGAGGAAAAACTGACGGCAGTGATTGATGCGTTGAACCAGAAGCTGGGACTATAA
- a CDS encoding MFS transporter: protein MAGAKVKGQVRTPLGRLTFGIMLGYGCMMLALMTPASLLLTFKMIEIDPNGYTSSYGLVAGIGAFFALIGNPLGGAISDRTNISFGRRRTWILIGPLIGCAALLLIGMTSSLWLIIIGWAIAQLFFNFGMAAYTALIPDQVKQEKQGTVSGLLGLVLPVAIAIGMVMMTIMTDASSVTKWILLAVIGVVGPVLSLFLIQDGKVEAVHKEKEKIPFGEKLSKVYPSPRRFPAFTWAVVSKFLLMMGYCSSLYFTMMLVNRMGYTEAEATASVATVNIISMIAMAVTSIFGGVLSDKFRKQKPFLYLSALIMVLATLVFAFVPNFTAFVIASAVLGLGFGCFSAVDMALVARILPRKEDSAKDFGIMNVANALPQSIVPAIAPFLLSAGTMTGIGDWTFFYIALAVFMVIGMISIKPLPEIGEPVATEGGSDISADITTPSMQNM, encoded by the coding sequence ATGGCTGGAGCTAAGGTGAAAGGGCAGGTTCGAACACCTTTGGGCAGATTGACTTTCGGCATTATGCTAGGCTACGGCTGTATGATGCTGGCATTAATGACACCGGCATCCTTATTGCTGACATTCAAGATGATCGAGATTGACCCGAACGGATATACATCTTCTTATGGTCTGGTTGCTGGTATTGGCGCATTCTTTGCCTTGATCGGGAACCCTCTGGGCGGTGCGATTAGTGACCGGACGAACATATCGTTTGGCCGCCGGCGGACATGGATTCTGATAGGTCCTTTGATCGGCTGTGCTGCTCTTCTGTTAATTGGTATGACGTCCTCGTTATGGCTCATTATTATCGGTTGGGCCATTGCACAATTATTCTTCAACTTCGGGATGGCAGCATATACCGCGCTGATACCAGATCAGGTGAAGCAGGAGAAACAAGGTACCGTATCCGGACTTCTGGGATTGGTGCTGCCGGTTGCCATTGCGATCGGTATGGTCATGATGACGATCATGACGGATGCTTCTTCAGTAACGAAATGGATTTTGCTCGCTGTGATTGGGGTGGTGGGCCCGGTCCTCAGCTTGTTCCTGATTCAGGATGGTAAAGTGGAGGCCGTTCATAAGGAAAAAGAAAAGATTCCGTTTGGCGAGAAGCTCAGTAAGGTCTACCCTAGCCCACGTCGTTTTCCGGCTTTCACCTGGGCGGTTGTATCGAAGTTTCTGTTAATGATGGGTTACTGTAGCAGTCTCTATTTCACCATGATGCTGGTTAACCGGATGGGCTATACGGAAGCCGAGGCAACGGCCAGCGTAGCAACCGTGAACATTATCTCTATGATTGCGATGGCCGTTACGAGTATATTTGGCGGAGTGCTGTCTGATAAGTTCCGTAAGCAAAAACCGTTCCTGTATTTGTCGGCTTTGATTATGGTTCTGGCAACACTGGTCTTTGCATTTGTTCCTAACTTCACTGCATTTGTAATCGCTTCAGCGGTTCTTGGTCTCGGGTTCGGTTGTTTCTCTGCTGTTGATATGGCGCTCGTCGCACGGATTCTGCCTCGTAAAGAAGATTCCGCTAAAGACTTCGGCATTATGAACGTGGCGAACGCGCTACCGCAATCGATTGTACCTGCAATCGCGCCGTTCCTGCTTAGCGCAGGCACGATGACTGGCATTGGAGACTGGACTTTCTTCTATATCGCACTCGCCGTGTTTATGGTGATCGGTATGATTTCCATTAAGCCGTTGCCTGAAATTGGGGAACCTGTTGCAACCGAAGGCGGATCGGACATTTCCGCTGACATCACAACACCAAGTATGCAAAACATGTAA